TTATAATAAAGCTATCGATATATTATTTATTTTTAACAATAAGTCTGGGTTTAATAATTAAATTTAAGATCGCTTTAGAAGAGCAATATTTAAATAATAAATTTAAGAAATACTTACTTTATAAAAATGAGGTCAAATATTAATTCAATAAAGATATGGATATTAATCAAATTAAATTAGATAATAAATTTAAATTAGTGGAAGCAAGTGCAGGAACTGGTAAAAGTTTCACTTTGGCTCACCTAGTTCTAAGAAATGTTTTGGAGAAAAAAATTAAACCAGATGAGATTCTCTTATTGAGTTTTACAAAAAATACATGTTCTGAATTACGAGATAAAATACTTTTGAGATTTAAGGATTTAAAATTATATTTGCAAAATCAAAATGAAAGTAAAGTTGATAATGCCCTTAAGGATTGGCATCAAACATTTAAGGATAAGGAAATATCTAATGAAAAAATTATATCCGAAATTGATAATTTTGTTAATGAAATTTATAAGTTACAAGTAACTACATTCCATGCCTTTTGCAATAATATAATTGAAGAATATAGTATTGAAATAGGTGTAACTCAAGATCCGTATATTGAGAATAATATAGATAATTTATATAAAGATGTAATTGATAATTTGTGGATTGACGATTTTCTAAATCTAAATCCTGAGATTATTTCAGCAATCAATAATAAAAAAATAAGTTCTAGATTTGGAAGTAGGATCAATAAGTCATTTTTTGTAGAAATTTTAAAAAATATAGATCAAGAAAATATCTGTAAATTTCAAATACATAATAAATATAAGATTATTGATTTAAATAATTATTTTAATGAATTTTTTTATTTAAATTGGAACGAGTTTTGTGTTGAATGGAATAAGAATGGTAAGGAATTATTTTTACAACTAATAGAGTTGGGAAAATTAATTAAAGAGAGTGGTGGTAAAAGTCAAATATATGCATCAAAACCAAGAAATGATAAGTTTGATCAAATAATTTGTTGGATTGAAGAGATTAACAAAAGACTTAATTCGAAAAATGTGATTGATTTTATATATGATATTTCTAAAGATGATCTCTTGTATAAATATTTTTATAATGAAAATATATCTAAAGAAATTAATAAACATAATCTAAAATTAGATTTCTCTAAATTTAATTTATTACAGGATAAAATTTATACAATAAAAGAAGGTTTCTATACTGAATTTGTAAGAATATTTACCCAATTAGCTTACATAAAATTAATTAAATTAAAGAAAAGTTTTTCTATATTCAATTTCAATGATCTTATAAAGACGGTAGAAAATAGATTTCTAGATTCAGAAATTAGTAATAGTATTACTCTATCTAAAATTCAAAAAAGGTTTAAATGTGTCCTAGTAGATGAGTTTCAAGATACAGATAATACTCAGTGGAATTTAATAAAAAAGTTCTTTAATACAAAAAATCATTTTTTACTTTGTGTAGGTGATCCAAAACAAGCAATCTATAAATTTAGAGGTGGAGATATAGAAACTTACTTAGATGCAAGATCTAATGCTATGGAAGTTTATAGTCTTACAGATAACTATAGATCTTCAAAAAAAATAATCGATGTTCTTAATAAACTTTATAAGAATGGACTTAAACAATCAAAATTAAACTATATGAAATTAACCTCTAGAATAAATGAAAATATTAATTCTTCATTTAATGTTAAGGATGTATTTGAAATTGTAGAATTTTCAAAAAAAGATATTGATATAGAAGATCTTGTAACTCATTACATGGTTAACTTTATTTTAAATAATAAAAAAATTGATATTAATAAAATTGCGATTCTTACATTAAATAATTCGCAATGCTTAGATTTAAAAAAAAAATTAAATCAGTTTAATCTCCCATGCAAAATTCAAAATAAACAAAATATTTTTGACACTGAAGCAAGTTCTCTACTATTTTTGTTCATCGAATGTTTATTAAATCCGAGGGTTTTAAAAAATATAACTTTGCTTGCTTCTTCAAAGTTTATAGAGATGGAATTAGAAGAATTATTTAATGATCGAATTAGTGATAATTTAGAAGTTTTAATTAATAAATGTATTAATTGGTCTCAGGAACTAAGAGAAAAAGGTTTTTTAAATATAGTTAATGAACTCCTTTTAAATTATAAGTCATCCTCGATTGTTCAAGATTTAGATTTAAATTCAAATTTATTTCAACTTTCAGAAATTGTTGAAATAGAATTAATGAATAATGATTTTAATCTAAATAAAGTTTTCAACTGGTATAAAAATCAGTTAGATCATATTTTAAGAAATTGTACTGGAGAAGATTTTTTAACAAAAGATTATAACCTTCAAAATGGAATAAATCTTTCTACCATTCATAGTAGTAAGGGCCTCGAATTTGAAATGGTCCTATGTCCATATCTCTCGAATATTTCAAATAAGTCAAATAAAATTAAAGGACCTCTCTGGAAATCAAATTTTGATAGAAATATATACATTAATATTTCTAATAATTACACGAAGGTAAAAAAATTAAAATTAATAGAAGAAGAAGATTTATTTAAAGAAAGTGAGAGGTTAATTTACGTAGCACTTACAAGGAGCAAATATAAACTTATAGTTTTTAATGATTTAGAAGATACGAATAATATTTTAAATAATGATTTGCTTAATAATTTGGAAAATATCAGTATTTATAAGTCTACACTTGAAGTCAGTATAGAAAAGGATAAAATAAAAGAAATTTTTTCTAAGTTCCAAACCAACAGATTGAATAATAATCTTTGGAAAATCGATAACGCTAACAAAAAAATATCTAAAGAATTTAATTCTGATCAATTTTTTTCTTATTCAAGTTATTCTTCTTGGATACGTAAAGATAAAAGTATTGATGCAACCATTAATCAATATAAAGATTATGAAGATAATAATATATCAATTATCAAAGAGTCTAATCTTAGGAAATTAAAGAATTATCCTAATTATTTTTCATATCCAAATCCCTTAAGTGAATTCCCAAAAGGAACTATTGCTGGGACTTGCTTGCACAAAATAATAGAAAGATTTGAATTTAGAAACGATAATAATCAAGAATTAATTGATTTAATTATTGAGGAATTGAACTTTCATCAAATCGATACTTCTTTTGCTTTTAAAGTAAAAGATGCGATTTTAAGAATTATAAATATATCTTTAGGAAGTGAATTACAAAATAAGAAACTAGTTGATATTCCAAATGAACACATAATTAAGGAACTCAAATATGATTTAACTCTATCTTATGAAGGTAAAAATATTAATTCTAATGATATATCGAAATGCTTTTTTTTAGATCAAGAACATGAATTTGGTGAAGAATATGCAAACAAAATAAATGATCTTCAAATTAATAATAAAGGCTTTCATTCAGGATGTATTGATTGTATTTTCCCAGTAGGTAATAAATTAGAAGATAGTAAATGGTGGGTAATTGATTGGAAAAGTAATTTGATTTCTGGCAGTGATAATAGTGATTGTTTACCAAGAAACTATAACTACGAAAATATGAGAAATGTAATGATTAAACATCATTATCCATTGCAATCTCATCTTTATTTATTAGCTTTGCATAGATTATTAAAGTGGCGACTTAAAAATTATCAACCACATAAACATTTAGGAGGATATATTTATTTGTTTTTAAAGGGATTGCCAGATTTTGAATTATTTGAAAAATCTAAATCGAAAGATATATCTCCAGGTATTTTTATTGGCAAAGCACCTTTAAAGAGAATTAATTATTTAGATAACCTTTTTTAGAATGACTAAAACTACTAAAGATATTGAAAAGTTCCAATATGATCATATATTTAATTTAATCTTAGTTATTTTCAAATTTAATGAAAAAAAATATGGAAATTTCGTAAAAGATGCAATAAGAATTTTATTAGAGTTTGAAAAAAATGGTGAAACTATTATTGATGTAGATAATAGTTTAATAATCTTTGAATTATTAGAAGATGGCTGGCCTAATAAACATATAGATGTTTTAAAAAACATAGGAATGATAGGTTCCCTTCATTCTCCATTCGTATTAGTAAATAGAAAATTATCCTTATCAATATGGTCAAAAAAGATAGAAAGAGTTATTAATTTATTTCTAAAAAAAATAGATGCCGATAATTTAATGAACTCGATGATTTATAAAGATGATAATAAAATTGATCAAATTAAAAATATATTTAAATATTCAAACTTGGTTTTCCTTCAAGGCGGGCCAGGTACGGGTAAAACCACTTTAATAATACAGTTAATACTAGAATTCCTTCGAATTGATAACTTTTTGAATATTGGGTTGTCTGCACCAACAGGTAAAGCTACAGCTCGTCTAAAAGAAGCTCTTAATAATAAAAAAAATATCTCCTTTAATAAATTTCTAGACCAAATAGAATTTCAAACTTTACACAGATGGATTTTAAATTCTCAAAATAAATCTCTTAAGTTGAAATTTAAACTAAAAGAGCTTGATATTTTCATAATTGATGAAATGTCAATGGTTAATATCGACTTAATTGAATCAGTTTTAAATTTACTAGCAAAGGACTGTAAAATTATTTTGGTTGGAGATAAAAATCAATTATCTCCAGTAAATAACTGCTCTATCTGGAATTATTTGTTTGAATATGTTGAAAATATTTCAATTAAATCTTGTGTAGTAAATTTAGAAAAAACTTATAGAAATGTAGGAGATATAGCATTAATTAGTAGTTTAATATTTAACAATAATTTTTCTTTACTTAATCAAAAGATAAAAGAATTAGAAAAAGATAATAATTCAAAAGAAATTACTATTAAAAAAAGTAGAGAAAAAGATATTCCAAAAGATCTATTTTTTTCGATTACAAGTTATCTAAAACAATTAAATCATTCAACTTCAAAATTAAGTAAAAAAAAATATATATTTGATGAGAATATTGATAATTTATTGCTTCATGAAAAAGATTTAGTAGATAAGATATTTCTGGATCTACAAAGTCACTTGTTTTTATGCGAAAAAAATTCGGGAATATGGAGTGTTGAATATTTGAATGAAGTTGTTTTTGGTCAAAAAAAACCCTATGACCTTAAAACTCTTAAAGAAGGTGTTCCGATCATGTGTACAAAAAATAACAATGAACTTGGATTGTCAAATGGGGATATCGGAGTACTTATAGGTTTAAAAAATAAAAGAAAATATCTTTTTAGAAAATTTAGTGAAAATAATGAAGAAATTGTCACATTAATTAATCCATCTAATTTAGAAAATGTTGTGCCAGCAATAGCCATTACTATTCATAAATCTCAAGGAAGTGAATCTGAGAAAGTAAGCATTTTATGGTCTCAAAAGTATATTAGAAATCAATATCCTGTAAAACAAAAAAAAGATATTGAAAATATCTTTTGCAGAGACAATTTTGAAAGAAGGTTATTTTATACTGCTGTTACAAGAGCGAAAAAATTTCTAGATATATATTATTTAAATTAAATTTTATTTTTGAGAAATTAATAATATCTTAACCACAAGATGTTAGATTAATAACTCGGCTCTGTAAGGCTAGTCAACAACTTAAGTCAATTTAGATATTTGTTGAATGCCTAATCAGAAGATTATTAGGCATTTAAAATGGCTTTAAAAAAAAATAGTAACTCTCTTGATAGTGAGCAAGAGAAATCTCATAATGAAGATACTTCCTTGCTTGAGTTAAAGGATTTGGAGAACAAAAAAGAAATTGAATCTCAACCAAGGGAAGTATCAAAAGGAAATGACAATGATAATGGATTCATCGATTTTGGGTTTAATCAATCTATCTTAAATTCGTTAAGAAATAAAGGATATAAAAATCCAACTCCCATCCAAAAAGCAGCAATTCCGGAACTAATGTTAGGCAGAGATTTACTAGGCCAAGCACAAACAGGAACAGGAAAGACTGCAGCTTTCGCATTACCATTAATAGAAAAACTAGCAGATAATAAAGAATTAAATGCCAAGGTTTTAGTTATGACTCCTACAAGAGAATTAGCAACTCAAGTGGCAGAATCTTTTAAAAGTTATAGTTCTGAATCTAGTAATTTTAAGACTGTTGCAATTTATGGAGGTACCGACTATCGAAATCAAATTTCTGCATTGAAAAGAAAAGTTGACGTGGTAGTGGGTACTCCAGGCCGAATAATGGATCACATAAGGCAGGGGACTTTTAAAATTAAAGATATAAATTGTCTTGTTTTAGATGAAGCAGATGAAATGTTAAACATGGGTTTTCTTGAAGATATTGAATGGATAATAGATCAACTTCCTGAGAATAAGCAGATGGTATTGTTTTCAGCAACAATGCCTAGTGAGATAAGAAACATAGCAAAAAAATATCTAAATGATCCTGCCGAAATATTAATCAAAAGTGTTAAAAAAGAAACTCAATTGATTTCGCAAAAATTTTTATATGTACAAAGGCATCATAAATTAGATGCTTTAAAAAGAATATTAGAACTTAATAAAGAGGGAGTAATTATTTTTGTGAGGACAAAACTACTTACTACTTCAATAGCTGAAGCTTTAGAGAATTCAGGTCATACTGTGGCAGTACTTAATGGAGATATACCTCAAAATCAAAGAGAAAATACTGTAGATAGATTAAAAAAAGGGTTTATTAATATCCTTGTTGCAACTGATGTCGCAGCAAGAGGATTAGATGTTGAGAGGATAAAACTTGTTGTTAATTACGATTTTCCTTTTGACAAGGAAACATATACTCATAGAATTGGAAGAACTGGAAGGGCAGGCAGATCAGGAGAAGCAATTTTATTTGTTAATCAAAGAGAAAAACATTTTCTAAGAAACTTAGAAAACTCAACAAGAACTAAGATTGAAGAAATCAATATACCAAGTAATAAAATAATAAATGAAAAAAGGATGGAGAAACTTATAGAGAATGTTAATGAGAGTTCTTTAGCAAAAGATGAAAATGAAGAAAATAAAGCTTTGATTATTGATGTACTGGATAATTTAAAAGAAAAATACTCTATGGATGAATCAAATATTGCAATGGCGGCTATTAATTTAGTAATAGGTAATAAATCATTTTTTGTTAATGAAGATGATTCTTGGATTCATAAACAAAATAATACTGATCGAAATAGATCAAATAGAAATATTAATAATCGTATGAGAAATTCAAATAGAAGAAATAATTATCAAAATGATTCTTTTGAAACCTACAAATTTAACTTTGGTAAATTTGATGGGGTTAGAGTTGCAAATATTATATCCTCAATCTGTAATTCAACTAATATAAATGGTAGATCCATAGGTAAAATACAGATTTTTAATGATTACAGTTTGGTAGATTTACCCAGAGATCTGCATAGAGAAACTAAAAATAAATTAAAAAAAATTAAAGTCAGAAACTAGGTATAGAGAATGAAAGCTAGCAAATATAAATTCTTTATTTTTGTGAATCTGATAATGCTATTCAACTGTTTAAATAGTTATTATTCAGCGCAAACGAAACAAAATTCAATCATAAAATTATTTTGTCTTCAGAGTGTCAAAGAGGAGATGATGAAAGCAGAAATGGTATATAGTGAAAAAATTGCGAATGAAACTTGTGATTGTTACTACGAAGAATTTACACAAACTGCAAGTCATCAAGAAGCAAAAACAAAATGTGAATTAGAAACTAAAGAAAATTTAAATCATAATAGAAAAATTTAATTGTTATTTTATGAGGTCTAAGAAAAATCAAAATCCAATAATTAGACTTTATTTTAATCTGATTGAAGAAAGAAGGTTACTATTTTTTGCTTTTCTTAGTTCCATAATTAATAAAATATTAGATTTAGCTCCCCCTGTAATAATAGGTCTTGCAGTTGATATCGTTGTAAAGGAACAGAGTTCATGGATTGCTGGTTTTGGTATAAAAGAAGTTCCAGCGCAATTGATTTTTCTTGCATTTGCTTCAGGAATAGTTTGGTCTGGTGA
The Prochlorococcus marinus CUG1433 genome window above contains:
- a CDS encoding UvrD-helicase domain-containing protein encodes the protein MDINQIKLDNKFKLVEASAGTGKSFTLAHLVLRNVLEKKIKPDEILLLSFTKNTCSELRDKILLRFKDLKLYLQNQNESKVDNALKDWHQTFKDKEISNEKIISEIDNFVNEIYKLQVTTFHAFCNNIIEEYSIEIGVTQDPYIENNIDNLYKDVIDNLWIDDFLNLNPEIISAINNKKISSRFGSRINKSFFVEILKNIDQENICKFQIHNKYKIIDLNNYFNEFFYLNWNEFCVEWNKNGKELFLQLIELGKLIKESGGKSQIYASKPRNDKFDQIICWIEEINKRLNSKNVIDFIYDISKDDLLYKYFYNENISKEINKHNLKLDFSKFNLLQDKIYTIKEGFYTEFVRIFTQLAYIKLIKLKKSFSIFNFNDLIKTVENRFLDSEISNSITLSKIQKRFKCVLVDEFQDTDNTQWNLIKKFFNTKNHFLLCVGDPKQAIYKFRGGDIETYLDARSNAMEVYSLTDNYRSSKKIIDVLNKLYKNGLKQSKLNYMKLTSRINENINSSFNVKDVFEIVEFSKKDIDIEDLVTHYMVNFILNNKKIDINKIAILTLNNSQCLDLKKKLNQFNLPCKIQNKQNIFDTEASSLLFLFIECLLNPRVLKNITLLASSKFIEMELEELFNDRISDNLEVLINKCINWSQELREKGFLNIVNELLLNYKSSSIVQDLDLNSNLFQLSEIVEIELMNNDFNLNKVFNWYKNQLDHILRNCTGEDFLTKDYNLQNGINLSTIHSSKGLEFEMVLCPYLSNISNKSNKIKGPLWKSNFDRNIYINISNNYTKVKKLKLIEEEDLFKESERLIYVALTRSKYKLIVFNDLEDTNNILNNDLLNNLENISIYKSTLEVSIEKDKIKEIFSKFQTNRLNNNLWKIDNANKKISKEFNSDQFFSYSSYSSWIRKDKSIDATINQYKDYEDNNISIIKESNLRKLKNYPNYFSYPNPLSEFPKGTIAGTCLHKIIERFEFRNDNNQELIDLIIEELNFHQIDTSFAFKVKDAILRIINISLGSELQNKKLVDIPNEHIIKELKYDLTLSYEGKNINSNDISKCFFLDQEHEFGEEYANKINDLQINNKGFHSGCIDCIFPVGNKLEDSKWWVIDWKSNLISGSDNSDCLPRNYNYENMRNVMIKHHYPLQSHLYLLALHRLLKWRLKNYQPHKHLGGYIYLFLKGLPDFELFEKSKSKDISPGIFIGKAPLKRINYLDNLF
- a CDS encoding AAA family ATPase translates to MTKTTKDIEKFQYDHIFNLILVIFKFNEKKYGNFVKDAIRILLEFEKNGETIIDVDNSLIIFELLEDGWPNKHIDVLKNIGMIGSLHSPFVLVNRKLSLSIWSKKIERVINLFLKKIDADNLMNSMIYKDDNKIDQIKNIFKYSNLVFLQGGPGTGKTTLIIQLILEFLRIDNFLNIGLSAPTGKATARLKEALNNKKNISFNKFLDQIEFQTLHRWILNSQNKSLKLKFKLKELDIFIIDEMSMVNIDLIESVLNLLAKDCKIILVGDKNQLSPVNNCSIWNYLFEYVENISIKSCVVNLEKTYRNVGDIALISSLIFNNNFSLLNQKIKELEKDNNSKEITIKKSREKDIPKDLFFSITSYLKQLNHSTSKLSKKKYIFDENIDNLLLHEKDLVDKIFLDLQSHLFLCEKNSGIWSVEYLNEVVFGQKKPYDLKTLKEGVPIMCTKNNNELGLSNGDIGVLIGLKNKRKYLFRKFSENNEEIVTLINPSNLENVVPAIAITIHKSQGSESEKVSILWSQKYIRNQYPVKQKKDIENIFCRDNFERRLFYTAVTRAKKFLDIYYLN
- a CDS encoding DEAD/DEAH box helicase; amino-acid sequence: MALKKNSNSLDSEQEKSHNEDTSLLELKDLENKKEIESQPREVSKGNDNDNGFIDFGFNQSILNSLRNKGYKNPTPIQKAAIPELMLGRDLLGQAQTGTGKTAAFALPLIEKLADNKELNAKVLVMTPTRELATQVAESFKSYSSESSNFKTVAIYGGTDYRNQISALKRKVDVVVGTPGRIMDHIRQGTFKIKDINCLVLDEADEMLNMGFLEDIEWIIDQLPENKQMVLFSATMPSEIRNIAKKYLNDPAEILIKSVKKETQLISQKFLYVQRHHKLDALKRILELNKEGVIIFVRTKLLTTSIAEALENSGHTVAVLNGDIPQNQRENTVDRLKKGFINILVATDVAARGLDVERIKLVVNYDFPFDKETYTHRIGRTGRAGRSGEAILFVNQREKHFLRNLENSTRTKIEEINIPSNKIINEKRMEKLIENVNESSLAKDENEENKALIIDVLDNLKEKYSMDESNIAMAAINLVIGNKSFFVNEDDSWIHKQNNTDRNRSNRNINNRMRNSNRRNNYQNDSFETYKFNFGKFDGVRVANIISSICNSTNINGRSIGKIQIFNDYSLVDLPRDLHRETKNKLKKIKVRN